The following are encoded together in the Flavobacterium sp. TR2 genome:
- a CDS encoding AI-2E family transporter, which yields MKTTNSNKKKELFDTILQLFFIFLLVGFCLKLLLPFFMPILWAVILSVVFYPFFNSLQRILKGRKALASVVITVLIIAIMVLPLIYFLKAATGNFLELKNSFEAGTLKITPPGASIKEWPIIGKPLYEFLLSLSTDLEQSVVKYQDQIRELSSKIMASILSSGAAFLQFILSVIIAGVLLVSPGGKAFFMKFLKKIAGNEAEEIMKISVSTIYQVVKGILGVAVIQTIIQAIGLFMADIPYAGILTLICLIFSILQIGPIIINIGVIIYLFSTGDSGYAIFWTVFFIISGLSDNVLKPLLLGKGALVPMLVIFLGVIGGFIMSGFIGLFVGPIVFSIGYKLFVAWLDDNAEPIEEPAEDIEIV from the coding sequence ATGAAAACAACCAATTCGAATAAAAAGAAAGAACTCTTTGATACCATTTTGCAGTTATTTTTCATATTTCTCCTTGTCGGATTTTGTCTCAAATTGCTGTTGCCTTTTTTTATGCCTATTCTTTGGGCTGTAATATTGTCTGTTGTATTTTACCCCTTTTTTAATTCGCTGCAGCGAATACTAAAAGGGCGAAAAGCATTGGCATCGGTTGTTATTACCGTTTTGATTATTGCTATTATGGTGTTGCCATTAATTTATTTTTTGAAAGCCGCAACGGGAAATTTCTTGGAACTGAAAAATAGTTTTGAAGCGGGAACACTTAAAATTACTCCGCCAGGAGCTTCTATAAAAGAATGGCCCATAATTGGCAAACCGCTCTATGAATTTTTATTGTCTTTGTCAACAGATTTAGAGCAGAGTGTTGTTAAATATCAAGATCAGATAAGAGAATTGTCGTCTAAAATTATGGCTAGTATTTTGAGTTCGGGAGCTGCATTTCTTCAGTTTATCTTATCGGTTATTATTGCGGGTGTTTTATTAGTATCTCCGGGAGGTAAAGCTTTCTTTATGAAATTCCTTAAAAAAATAGCAGGAAATGAGGCCGAAGAAATTATGAAGATTTCTGTTTCAACTATTTATCAGGTAGTAAAAGGTATTTTGGGTGTTGCAGTTATTCAGACTATCATTCAAGCAATTGGATTATTTATGGCAGATATTCCGTATGCAGGAATCCTAACTTTGATCTGTCTGATATTTTCTATTCTGCAGATTGGACCAATTATAATTAATATCGGAGTAATTATTTATCTTTTTTCGACAGGTGATTCTGGCTATGCAATTTTTTGGACAGTATTTTTCATCATCAGCGGACTTTCAGATAATGTGCTAAAACCGCTTTTATTAGGTAAAGGGGCGCTAGTGCCAATGCTTGTGATTTTTCTGGGTGTAATTGGCGGTTTTATCATGTCTGGTTTCATCGGATTGTTTGTGGGGCCAATTGTGTTTTCGATAGGTTACAAATTGTTTGTGGCATGGCTGGATGACAACGCAGAACCAATTGAAGAACCAGCAGAAGATATTGAAATTGTTTAA
- a CDS encoding ion channel, whose protein sequence is MIVKKDHFLYSFWTQEKGLSGMLILLCITHFIVIPFFGSYNRLMVAVNIFWMLFLFAGIVALSKHKKQAISISIIPILFLIIQYINYLNHNVFILFADLIFSVAIMLLMISLVLIKVLEPGPVTTYRIVGSIVVYMLLVHFWSTLYLFLFEHIEGSFQITKTKFSSDSDRASFIYFSYICITSTGFGEILPLHPLARSLVQIEVLTGVLYPVILIGRLVSDANFAFPKRGKRQE, encoded by the coding sequence ATGATAGTAAAAAAAGATCATTTCTTATATAGCTTTTGGACTCAAGAAAAAGGGCTTAGCGGTATGCTGATATTGCTGTGTATCACGCATTTTATTGTCATTCCTTTTTTTGGCAGCTATAACCGTCTTATGGTGGCTGTCAATATATTTTGGATGCTGTTTCTTTTTGCCGGAATTGTGGCTTTATCAAAACATAAAAAACAGGCTATCAGTATTTCGATCATTCCTATTTTATTTTTAATCATACAGTACATTAATTATTTAAATCACAATGTCTTCATCCTTTTTGCAGACCTTATTTTTTCTGTTGCCATAATGCTGCTTATGATTTCACTGGTTTTGATAAAAGTCTTAGAGCCAGGTCCCGTAACCACTTACCGTATCGTAGGGTCTATCGTTGTGTATATGCTCTTAGTTCATTTCTGGTCAACACTCTATTTGTTTCTTTTTGAACATATTGAAGGCTCGTTTCAAATAACCAAAACCAAATTTTCTAGCGACAGTGATCGGGCTAGTTTTATATATTTCAGCTACATCTGCATTACCTCGACAGGTTTTGGAGAAATACTGCCCCTTCATCCTTTGGCGCGTTCTTTAGTTCAGATTGAAGTGCTCACAGGCGTTTTATATCCCGTCATCTTAATTGGAAGACTGGTTTCAGATGCGAATTTTGCTTTTCCGAAAAGAGGCAAGAGGCAAGAATGA